In Arvicola amphibius chromosome 1, mArvAmp1.2, whole genome shotgun sequence, one DNA window encodes the following:
- the C1H11orf42 gene encoding uncharacterized protein C11orf42 homolog produces MLVSNPHLLTLDEADATWTLIKDKVIEERFGSNVVAVPFLSDAACYDLLGVLVKQSRPAHTRLILPGRQGRRALKSVGLLPNLLEQVGSDGVFSHCTREYSPNGQAEIAYEEMRMLDGQPCRIRLHMGGLRKKVAFLLLPPGQVSLQQNLPWLRSTHSIYVIYQVFSCTWLQLGLLPTAREPQLLQLQRSLPIAFSCLKFSLQPKGVLGPQKSLTKDPLPQGAIWVRPSLSILSTLAPTSVPADTLEVADVSPPVPAPHTPPPQEGPESRPTRFSYKGRNPFRRGPYMLSAENWLFSPRNPPPGAQGGGPGDPDRHSMSLPLLQGLSSEFDSDE; encoded by the exons ATGTTGGTCAGTAACCCCCACCTGCTAACACTGGATGAAGCAGATGCCACTTGGACCCTCATCAAGGATAAG GTCATCGAGGAGCGTTTTGGGTCCAATGTAGTGGCAGTACCTTTCCTGTCGGATGCAGCCTGCTATGATCTACTGGGCGTGCTAGTGAAACAGTCCCGTCCAGCCCACACCCGCCTAATTTTGCCAGGCCGGCAGGGTCGAAGGGCACTGAAATCAGTAGGGCTGCTACCAAATCTTCTAGAACAGGTAGGGTCTGATGGTGTCTTTTCCCACTGCACTCGGGAATACTCACCAAATGGCCAAGCCGAGATAGCCTATGAAGAAATGAGAATGTTGGATGGGCAGCCCTGCCGGATCCGCCTACATATGGGAGGCCTGCGCAAGAAAGTTGCCTTCCTGCTGCTACCACCAGGGCAGGTGAGCCTACAGCAGAATCTTCCTTGGCTCCGAAGCACCCACAGCATCTACGTCATCTACCAGGTCTTCTCCTGCACCTGGctgcagctagggctgttaccaACAGCCCGTGAGCCCCAGCTGCTCCAGTTACAGCGGTCATTACCTATTGCTTTCTCCTGCCTCAAGTTTTCACTGCAGCCCAAGGGTGTGCTGGGACCACAGAAGTCTCTGACCAAAGACCCGCTGCcccaaggagccatctgggttAGACCTAGCCTTAGCATCTTATCAACTCTGGCCCCCACATCAGTACCTGCTGATACCCTTGAAGTTGCTGATGTATCTCCACCTGTCCCAGCCCCACATACGCCACCTCCCCAAGAAGGGCCAGAAAGCAGACCCACCAGATTCTCCTATAAGGGTCGAAACCCCTTCCGGAGGGGCCCCTATATGCTTTCAG CAGAGAACTGGCTCTTCAGCCCCCGCAACCCTCCACCAGGAGCCCAGGGTGGGGGCCCCGGGGACCCCGACCGGCACTCCATGTCCCTGCCCCTGCTGCAGGGTCTGTCCTCGGAGTTCGACAGCGACGAatga